One window from the genome of Megalobrama amblycephala isolate DHTTF-2021 linkage group LG4, ASM1881202v1, whole genome shotgun sequence encodes:
- the LOC125266352 gene encoding uncharacterized protein LOC125266352 encodes MFRRCLTPFCILILLCMLSTYNSAPLGHRGALSFSNSLRLTRTVRARVQQLMSQYKQQVFGGELFEYGDMKLSTLPAITVSYQTWLHMQDAERLRLASHYLQTFWTHLERQRQQFERERDATKERREQRRDKRGRPQPTLSQRFVGLQIDLRDLMRQVNSQLRSMTQVSASTKSPLLHHLRSTSSSSPIPSMHHSRDSTEKLQTPSPTDNSRSSAHSTVQSSQTSNSADRGLIYTTEKTTVSLLRPTRASTVETQRTTAEGVSLWMQHLRGYVILRDLERYLSRLARDYTVLQTKY; translated from the exons ATGTTTCGGCGGTGTCTGACTCCTTTTTGCATCCTCATCCTGCTGTGTATGCTGTCTACATATAACTCTGCTCCTCTTGGCCACAGAGGAGCGCTGTCCTTCAGCAATTCACTGCGCCTCACGCGCACTGTTCGCGCCCGCGTCCAACAACTTATGTCCCAATAC AAACAGCAAGTGTTTGGTGGCGAGCTCTTTGAATACGGAGACATGAAGCTGAGCACACTACCTGCAATTACTGTCAGTTATCAGACCTGGCTACACATGCAG GACGCTGAGCGTTTGCGTTTGGCCTCTCACTACCTCCAAACTTTCTGGACTCACCTGGAACGTCAACGGCAGCAgtttgagagagaaagagatgcgacgaaagaaagaagagagcagagaagagacaaACGAGGAAGGCCACAGCCTACCTTGAGCCAACGTTTTGTGGGTCTGCAAATCGATCTGCGGGACCTGATGAGACAAGTCAACTCTCAG ctGAGGAGTATGACACAGGTGTCTGCATCTACAAAATCTCCACTTCTCCATCACCTACGCTCCACTTCATCTTCCAGTCCtattcccagcatgcatcaTTCCAGAGACAGCACCGAGAAGCTCCAGACCCCAAGTCCCACTGATAACTCTCGCAGCTCCGCACACTCCACTGTACAGTCGTCTCAGACCTCGAACTCTGCCGACAGAGGATTGATTTACACAACGGAGAAGACCACTGTCAGCCTCTTGCGACCCACCCGGGCATCGACTGTGGAGACCCAGCGGACAACGGCAGAAGGGGTGTCCCTTTGGATGCAGCATCTGAGAGGATATGTGATACTGAGAGATCTAGAACGATACTTGAGCAGACTGGCGCGAGATTACACCGTGCTCCAAACTAAATACTGA
- the myo1ca gene encoding unconventional myosin-Ic isoform X2, whose translation MESALSARDRVGVQDFLLLENHNSEAAFIENLRRRYREGLIYTYIGSVLVSVNPYRELEIYSKQNMERHRGVNFYEISPHIFALADNSYRALRTERRDQCILISGESGAGKTEASKKILQYYTHICPTRNNTHTIRERLLQSNPVLEAFGNAKTLRNDNSSRFGKYMDIQFDYKGAPIGGHILNYLLEKSRVAHQNHGERNFHIFYQLLEGGEDPLLKRLGLEKTNPQHYHYLVKGNCPRVSSINDKNGWKVVRNALNIIGFHEEEIQELMEIVASVLHLGNTQFGEDEEGETHVTTEPQLQYLSQLLGVDGSVLKEALTHKKIVAKGEEMISPLSLEQALSARDSLAKAIYGRAFTWLVQKLNQSLAFKDEVYYSSKCSSIIGLLDIYGFEVFQRNSFEQFCINYCNEKLQQLFIELTLKSEQEEYEAEGVVWERVEYFNNKIICDLVEEKHKGIIAILDEECLRRGDASDITFLEKLEDTLGGHAHFVTHKMANGKVRKAIGREEFRLVHYAGDVNYNVNGFLDKNNDLLYRHLKEVLCQSGNHIVSQCFHADELMDQRRPESAATQFKLSLAKLMEILMSKEPSYVRCIKPNDAKQPSRFDEVLVRHQVKYLGLMENLRVRRAGFAYRRNYEVFLERYKSLCPDTWPNWRGKLPEGVETLVKHLNYRPEEYKLGRSKIFIRFPKTLFVTEDALEARKQTIAVTLQTSWRGYRERAKYHRIRHAVIVIQSWWRGVKGRRRAKHRRQAADTIRKFIKGFILRNEPRCPDNEYFLDHVRFSFLMKVKRNLPKSVLDKSWPRPPPSLTEASEHLHRICIRNLVNDYCRRIQPEWKKQLEQKVVASAIFSGQKDCYPQSVPKLFVATRLETEDINLKVLQTLGNDNKVKYGIAVTKYDRHGFRARVRQLLLTASSAVLVQEAKIKQRIEYGTLLGISVSSLSDGFFVLHIPTTDSKQKGDLVLQCDHVIEAVTKLAIMADKIHNVNISQDSIRFAIAKGKEGVIDFTSGSDLRVVKTKNGHLSVTTPRIS comes from the exons ATGGAGAGCGCTCTCTCTGCAAGAGATCGGGTCGGTGTCCAAGACTTTCTGCTCTTGGAGAACCACAACAGTGAAGCTGCTTTCATTGAAAACCTGCGCCGACGGTACAGAGAGGGCCTCATTTAT aCATATATTGGGTCAGTGCTGGTGTCAGTGAATCCTTACAGAGAGTTGGAGATTTACTCCAAACAGAATATGGAGCGCCACAGAGGAGTCAATTTCTATGAGATCTCACCTCACAT TTTTGCCCTGGCGGATAATTCATACCGTGCGCTGCGGACTGAGAGAAGAGATCAGTGCATTCTTATTTCGGGAGAGAGTGGCGCTGGAAAGACTGAGGCCTCCAAAAAAATACTTCAGTACTACACACACATCTGTCCCACTCGCAACAACACACACACTATCAGAGAGAGACTGTTGCAGTCCAACCCAGTACTGGAG GCTTTTGGGAATGCTAAAACTCTCCGGAATGACAACTCAAGTCGTTTTGGGAAATACATGGACATTCAATTTGATTATAAG GGCGCTCCAATCGGAGGTCACATTCTGAACTACCTTTTAGAGAAATCCCGTGTGGCCCATCAGAACCATGGTGAGAGAAACTTCCACATCTTCTATCAGCTGCTGGAGGGTGGAGAGGACCCTCTTTTGAAGAGACTTGGTTTGGAGAAAACCAACCCACAACATTATCATTACCTTGTTAAG GGTAACTGTCCACGGGTGAGCTCTATCAATGATAAGAACGGTTGGAAAGTTGTGAGAAACGCTCTCAACATCATTGGCTTTCATGAGGAGGAGATACAG GAGCTGATGGAGATTGTGGCCAGTGTTTTACATCTGGGTAACACACAGTTTGGTGAGGATGAGGAGGGAGAAACACACGTAACCACTGAACCGCAACTGCAATATCTGTCTCAG CTGCTGGGTGTGGACGGGTCAGTCCTGAAAGAAGCTCTTACTCACAAGAAAATTGTTGCCAAAGGGGAGGAG ATGATTAGTCCCTTGAGTTTAGAACAGGCGCTTTCTGCTCGGGACTCATTGGCCAAAGCCATATATGGTCGTGCTTTTACCTGGCTTGTCCAGAAGTTAAACCAATCACTGGCCTTTAAG GATGAAGTCTACTACTCCAGTAAATGTTCTTCTATTATTGGTTTGCTGGACATATATGGATTTGAGGTCTTTCAACGCAACAG TTTTGAGCAGTTCTGCATCAATTACTGCAATGAAAAACTGCAGCAGCTGTTTATTGAGCTCACACTGAAAAGTGAACAGGAAGAGTACGAGGCAGAGGGGGTCGTG TGGGAACGAGTGGAATATTTCAACAACAAAATCATCTGTGACCTGGTGGAGGAAAAACATAAAGGCATCATCGCCATTCTG GACGAGGAGTGCTTAAGACGAGGAGATGCCAGTGACATCACCTTCCTGGAGAAGCTGGAGGACACACTGGGAGGCCATGCTCATTTTGTAAC TCATAAAATGGCCAATGGGAAGGTCCGCAAGGCAATTGGACGGGAGGAATTTAGACTGGTTCATTATGCAGGAGATGTAAACTACAATGTCAATG GGTTTCTGGACAAAAATAATGACCTGCTATACAGACACCTGAAGGAG GTGCTGTGTCAATCGGGAAATCACATCGTGAGTCAGTGTTTCCATGCAGATGAGTTGATGGATCAGAGAAGACCAGAGTCG GCTGCTACACAGTTCAAGCTCAGTTTGGCTAAACTGATGGAGATTCTGATGTCTAAGGAACCATCATATGTCCGCTGTATAAAACCCAATGACGCTAAACAGCCAA GTAGATTTGATGAGGTTTTGGTCAGGCATCAGGTGAAGTATTTGGGTTTGATGGAGAATCTGAGAGTAAGGAGAGCTGGATTTGCCTACAGACGAAACTATGAGGTGTTCTTAGAGAG ATATAAGTCTCTGTGTCCAGACACCTGGCCAAACTGGCGTGGGAAACTCCCAGAGGGGGTCGAAACTCTGGTCAAACACCTCAACTACAGACCTGAAGAATACAAACTGGGCAG GTCCAAAATCTTTATTCGATTCCCAAAGACTCTGTTTGTGACTGAGGATGCACTTGAGGCTCGGAAACAAACCATCG CCGTCACTCTGCAGACATCTTGGCGGGGCTACAGGGAGCGAGCCAAGTACCACCGGATCCGACATGCAG TAATTGTCATCCAGTCATGGTGGAGAGGGGTCAAAGGCCGCAGGAGAGCCAAGCATCGTAGACAAGCAGCTGACACTATACGCAA gtttaTCAAAGGCTTCATTCTGCGCAATGAGCCTCGTTGCCCTGACAATGAGTACTTCCTGGATCATGTGCGATTCTCCTTCTTGATGAAAGTGAAACGAAATCTGCCAAAAAGTGTTCTTGACAAGAGCTGGCCAAGACCACCGCCATCACTCACTGAG GCATCTGAGCATCTTCACAGAATATGTATACGCAACCTGGTCAATGACTATTGCAGGAGAATCCAGCCAGAGTGGAAGAAGCAG TTGGAACAGAAGGTTGTAGCCAGTGCAATCTTTAGTGGTCAGAAGGACTGCTACCCTCAAAGTGTTCCCAAACTCTTTGTAGCCACCAGGCTAG AGACTGAAGATATCAATCTCAAAGTGCTGCAAACTCTTGGGAATGACAACAAGGTGAAg TATGGTATAGCGGTCACTAAGTACGATCGGCATGGTTTCCGTGCACGTGTGCGTCAGCTGCTGTTGACCGCTTCGTCTGCTGTGCTGGTCCAGGAAGCAAAAATCAAACAACGTATCGAATACGGCACATTGCTGG gtatcTCTGTCAGTTCCCTCAGTGATGGATTCTTTGTTTTGCATATTCCCACCACTGACAGTAAGCAGAAG GGTGACTTGGTGCTGCAATGCGATCATGTGATTGAGGCTGTCACCAAGCTGGCCATCATGGCAGACAAGATACACAATGTCAACATCAGCCaggacag TATCAGGTTTGCCATAGCAAAGGGAAAGGAGGGAGTGATAGACTTCACCAGTGGTTCGGACCTGCGAGTGGTCAAGACCAAGAATGGACACCTGTCTGTG ACCACCCCACGAATCTCATGA
- the myo1ca gene encoding unconventional myosin-Ic isoform X1 translates to MKYRRRAVDVEGGIRLVMESALSARDRVGVQDFLLLENHNSEAAFIENLRRRYREGLIYTYIGSVLVSVNPYRELEIYSKQNMERHRGVNFYEISPHIFALADNSYRALRTERRDQCILISGESGAGKTEASKKILQYYTHICPTRNNTHTIRERLLQSNPVLEAFGNAKTLRNDNSSRFGKYMDIQFDYKGAPIGGHILNYLLEKSRVAHQNHGERNFHIFYQLLEGGEDPLLKRLGLEKTNPQHYHYLVKGNCPRVSSINDKNGWKVVRNALNIIGFHEEEIQELMEIVASVLHLGNTQFGEDEEGETHVTTEPQLQYLSQLLGVDGSVLKEALTHKKIVAKGEEMISPLSLEQALSARDSLAKAIYGRAFTWLVQKLNQSLAFKDEVYYSSKCSSIIGLLDIYGFEVFQRNSFEQFCINYCNEKLQQLFIELTLKSEQEEYEAEGVVWERVEYFNNKIICDLVEEKHKGIIAILDEECLRRGDASDITFLEKLEDTLGGHAHFVTHKMANGKVRKAIGREEFRLVHYAGDVNYNVNGFLDKNNDLLYRHLKEVLCQSGNHIVSQCFHADELMDQRRPESAATQFKLSLAKLMEILMSKEPSYVRCIKPNDAKQPSRFDEVLVRHQVKYLGLMENLRVRRAGFAYRRNYEVFLERYKSLCPDTWPNWRGKLPEGVETLVKHLNYRPEEYKLGRSKIFIRFPKTLFVTEDALEARKQTIAVTLQTSWRGYRERAKYHRIRHAVIVIQSWWRGVKGRRRAKHRRQAADTIRKFIKGFILRNEPRCPDNEYFLDHVRFSFLMKVKRNLPKSVLDKSWPRPPPSLTEASEHLHRICIRNLVNDYCRRIQPEWKKQLEQKVVASAIFSGQKDCYPQSVPKLFVATRLETEDINLKVLQTLGNDNKVKYGIAVTKYDRHGFRARVRQLLLTASSAVLVQEAKIKQRIEYGTLLGISVSSLSDGFFVLHIPTTDSKQKGDLVLQCDHVIEAVTKLAIMADKIHNVNISQDSIRFAIAKGKEGVIDFTSGSDLRVVKTKNGHLSVTTPRIS, encoded by the exons GCGGTTGATGTAGAGGGGGGTATAAGGTTAGTGATGGAGAGCGCTCTCTCTGCAAGAGATCGGGTCGGTGTCCAAGACTTTCTGCTCTTGGAGAACCACAACAGTGAAGCTGCTTTCATTGAAAACCTGCGCCGACGGTACAGAGAGGGCCTCATTTAT aCATATATTGGGTCAGTGCTGGTGTCAGTGAATCCTTACAGAGAGTTGGAGATTTACTCCAAACAGAATATGGAGCGCCACAGAGGAGTCAATTTCTATGAGATCTCACCTCACAT TTTTGCCCTGGCGGATAATTCATACCGTGCGCTGCGGACTGAGAGAAGAGATCAGTGCATTCTTATTTCGGGAGAGAGTGGCGCTGGAAAGACTGAGGCCTCCAAAAAAATACTTCAGTACTACACACACATCTGTCCCACTCGCAACAACACACACACTATCAGAGAGAGACTGTTGCAGTCCAACCCAGTACTGGAG GCTTTTGGGAATGCTAAAACTCTCCGGAATGACAACTCAAGTCGTTTTGGGAAATACATGGACATTCAATTTGATTATAAG GGCGCTCCAATCGGAGGTCACATTCTGAACTACCTTTTAGAGAAATCCCGTGTGGCCCATCAGAACCATGGTGAGAGAAACTTCCACATCTTCTATCAGCTGCTGGAGGGTGGAGAGGACCCTCTTTTGAAGAGACTTGGTTTGGAGAAAACCAACCCACAACATTATCATTACCTTGTTAAG GGTAACTGTCCACGGGTGAGCTCTATCAATGATAAGAACGGTTGGAAAGTTGTGAGAAACGCTCTCAACATCATTGGCTTTCATGAGGAGGAGATACAG GAGCTGATGGAGATTGTGGCCAGTGTTTTACATCTGGGTAACACACAGTTTGGTGAGGATGAGGAGGGAGAAACACACGTAACCACTGAACCGCAACTGCAATATCTGTCTCAG CTGCTGGGTGTGGACGGGTCAGTCCTGAAAGAAGCTCTTACTCACAAGAAAATTGTTGCCAAAGGGGAGGAG ATGATTAGTCCCTTGAGTTTAGAACAGGCGCTTTCTGCTCGGGACTCATTGGCCAAAGCCATATATGGTCGTGCTTTTACCTGGCTTGTCCAGAAGTTAAACCAATCACTGGCCTTTAAG GATGAAGTCTACTACTCCAGTAAATGTTCTTCTATTATTGGTTTGCTGGACATATATGGATTTGAGGTCTTTCAACGCAACAG TTTTGAGCAGTTCTGCATCAATTACTGCAATGAAAAACTGCAGCAGCTGTTTATTGAGCTCACACTGAAAAGTGAACAGGAAGAGTACGAGGCAGAGGGGGTCGTG TGGGAACGAGTGGAATATTTCAACAACAAAATCATCTGTGACCTGGTGGAGGAAAAACATAAAGGCATCATCGCCATTCTG GACGAGGAGTGCTTAAGACGAGGAGATGCCAGTGACATCACCTTCCTGGAGAAGCTGGAGGACACACTGGGAGGCCATGCTCATTTTGTAAC TCATAAAATGGCCAATGGGAAGGTCCGCAAGGCAATTGGACGGGAGGAATTTAGACTGGTTCATTATGCAGGAGATGTAAACTACAATGTCAATG GGTTTCTGGACAAAAATAATGACCTGCTATACAGACACCTGAAGGAG GTGCTGTGTCAATCGGGAAATCACATCGTGAGTCAGTGTTTCCATGCAGATGAGTTGATGGATCAGAGAAGACCAGAGTCG GCTGCTACACAGTTCAAGCTCAGTTTGGCTAAACTGATGGAGATTCTGATGTCTAAGGAACCATCATATGTCCGCTGTATAAAACCCAATGACGCTAAACAGCCAA GTAGATTTGATGAGGTTTTGGTCAGGCATCAGGTGAAGTATTTGGGTTTGATGGAGAATCTGAGAGTAAGGAGAGCTGGATTTGCCTACAGACGAAACTATGAGGTGTTCTTAGAGAG ATATAAGTCTCTGTGTCCAGACACCTGGCCAAACTGGCGTGGGAAACTCCCAGAGGGGGTCGAAACTCTGGTCAAACACCTCAACTACAGACCTGAAGAATACAAACTGGGCAG GTCCAAAATCTTTATTCGATTCCCAAAGACTCTGTTTGTGACTGAGGATGCACTTGAGGCTCGGAAACAAACCATCG CCGTCACTCTGCAGACATCTTGGCGGGGCTACAGGGAGCGAGCCAAGTACCACCGGATCCGACATGCAG TAATTGTCATCCAGTCATGGTGGAGAGGGGTCAAAGGCCGCAGGAGAGCCAAGCATCGTAGACAAGCAGCTGACACTATACGCAA gtttaTCAAAGGCTTCATTCTGCGCAATGAGCCTCGTTGCCCTGACAATGAGTACTTCCTGGATCATGTGCGATTCTCCTTCTTGATGAAAGTGAAACGAAATCTGCCAAAAAGTGTTCTTGACAAGAGCTGGCCAAGACCACCGCCATCACTCACTGAG GCATCTGAGCATCTTCACAGAATATGTATACGCAACCTGGTCAATGACTATTGCAGGAGAATCCAGCCAGAGTGGAAGAAGCAG TTGGAACAGAAGGTTGTAGCCAGTGCAATCTTTAGTGGTCAGAAGGACTGCTACCCTCAAAGTGTTCCCAAACTCTTTGTAGCCACCAGGCTAG AGACTGAAGATATCAATCTCAAAGTGCTGCAAACTCTTGGGAATGACAACAAGGTGAAg TATGGTATAGCGGTCACTAAGTACGATCGGCATGGTTTCCGTGCACGTGTGCGTCAGCTGCTGTTGACCGCTTCGTCTGCTGTGCTGGTCCAGGAAGCAAAAATCAAACAACGTATCGAATACGGCACATTGCTGG gtatcTCTGTCAGTTCCCTCAGTGATGGATTCTTTGTTTTGCATATTCCCACCACTGACAGTAAGCAGAAG GGTGACTTGGTGCTGCAATGCGATCATGTGATTGAGGCTGTCACCAAGCTGGCCATCATGGCAGACAAGATACACAATGTCAACATCAGCCaggacag TATCAGGTTTGCCATAGCAAAGGGAAAGGAGGGAGTGATAGACTTCACCAGTGGTTCGGACCTGCGAGTGGTCAAGACCAAGAATGGACACCTGTCTGTG ACCACCCCACGAATCTCATGA